In one window of Blastocatellia bacterium DNA:
- a CDS encoding mechanosensitive ion channel domain-containing protein, with protein sequence MSERVREQAKQLEQQKDVREALDQTAGRPSPEMPKAATSDKLWFGSYVILLVGLGVLYYLFSLRFFGLPDNMVDFLLRYTRGAILIVLVLTLAKAVEVYLIGRVHDTVNRFNLRRILRLLIGLVMVFIIISVVFINWYTAVVSLGVVSLIFGFAMQTVLSSFIGWIYILVRQPYRVGDRIKIGDATGDVIDVSYLDTTLWEFGGQYLSTDHPSGRIIKFPNSQVLGSTVFNYSWPLFPYIWNEIKFNLAYGSDLEFVGRVMQETAEEEIGEGMMERVRVYRELLAKTPVDQLEVKEQPSVVFRVSENTWLEAIVRYLVVPKEQGRVKTRLIKKMLARLNAEPERAMFPKGDAR encoded by the coding sequence GTGTCTGAGCGGGTGCGTGAACAAGCCAAACAGTTAGAACAACAGAAAGATGTCCGCGAGGCGCTGGATCAAACTGCCGGTCGCCCGTCGCCCGAAATGCCGAAGGCGGCAACCAGCGATAAACTCTGGTTCGGCTCCTACGTTATATTGCTGGTCGGCCTCGGGGTGCTTTATTACCTCTTCAGCCTGCGCTTCTTCGGATTGCCGGACAACATGGTTGATTTCCTGCTGCGCTACACCCGCGGCGCGATCTTAATCGTGTTGGTGCTGACGCTGGCAAAGGCCGTCGAGGTCTACTTGATCGGCAGGGTTCACGACACCGTGAACCGTTTCAACCTGCGCCGCATCCTGCGATTGTTGATCGGGCTGGTGATGGTATTCATCATTATCTCGGTCGTCTTCATCAACTGGTACACGGCGGTCGTTTCGCTCGGCGTCGTGTCGCTGATCTTCGGCTTCGCCATGCAGACCGTGCTGTCGAGCTTCATCGGCTGGATCTATATCCTGGTGCGCCAGCCCTATCGCGTCGGCGACCGCATCAAGATCGGCGACGCGACCGGCGACGTCATCGATGTCAGCTACCTCGACACGACGCTCTGGGAATTCGGCGGCCAGTACCTCTCGACCGACCACCCGAGCGGCAGGATCATCAAGTTTCCCAACTCGCAGGTGCTCGGCTCGACCGTCTTCAATTATAGCTGGCCGCTCTTTCCTTACATCTGGAACGAAATCAAATTCAATCTCGCTTATGGCAGCGACCTGGAATTCGTTGGCCGCGTCATGCAGGAGACCGCCGAAGAAGAGATCGGCGAAGGGATGATGGAGCGCGTTCGCGTCTACCGCGAGTTGCTGGCCAAGACGCCCGTAGACCAGCTCGAAGTCAAAGAGCAACCGAGCGTCGTCTTCCGCGTCAGCGAGAATACCTGGCTCGAAGCCATCGTCCGTTACCTGGTCGTGCCCAAAGAGCAGGGCCGCGTCAAGACGCGCCTGATTAAAAAGATGCTCGCCCGCTTGAACGCCGAGCCGGAGCGCGCCATGTTCCCCAAAGGCGACGCGCGCTAA
- a CDS encoding MBL fold metallo-hydrolase, producing the protein MKITFLGTGTSVGVPSVGCECDTCLSDDPRDKRLRTSVLIESGSHHLLIDASTDFRQQALRVGLKKLDAILFTHAHADHCFGLDDARPLMFRHGAIPVYASDETWKGLRRVYAYAFEPAPYPGVPRIIAHTLAGDFELFGLRIEPLVVIHGQLPVTAFRIGGFAYVTDCNHIPDEACARLEGLDLLVIDALRFKPHPTHMALAEALRYIERLRPRRALLTHISHDIGHQSASADLPAGVEIAYDGLTVEI; encoded by the coding sequence ATGAAGATTACTTTCCTCGGCACCGGCACATCGGTCGGCGTGCCGTCGGTCGGCTGCGAATGCGACACTTGCCTGTCGGACGACCCGCGTGACAAGCGGCTGCGCACCTCTGTGCTGATCGAATCGGGCAGCCATCATCTGCTGATCGATGCCTCGACCGACTTCCGCCAGCAAGCCCTGCGCGTCGGCTTGAAGAAGCTCGACGCCATTCTCTTCACGCATGCCCATGCCGACCACTGTTTCGGGCTCGACGACGCGCGCCCATTGATGTTCCGACATGGCGCCATCCCGGTCTACGCCAGCGATGAAACCTGGAAGGGCTTGCGCCGCGTCTACGCTTACGCCTTCGAGCCGGCGCCCTATCCCGGTGTGCCGCGCATCATCGCGCACACGCTTGCAGGCGACTTCGAGTTATTCGGGTTGCGCATCGAGCCGCTCGTGGTGATTCACGGCCAGTTGCCGGTCACCGCGTTTCGCATCGGCGGCTTCGCTTACGTGACCGACTGCAACCACATCCCCGACGAAGCCTGCGCGCGGCTCGAAGGCTTGGACTTGCTGGTCATCGATGCCCTGCGCTTTAAGCCGCACCCGACGCACATGGCTTTAGCCGAAGCGCTCCGCTACATCGAGCGCCTGCGCCCGCGCCGCGCGCTGCTGACCCACATCTCGCACGACATCGGTCACCAATCGGCGAGCGCCGACCTGCCGGCGGGCGTCGAGATCGCTTACGATGGGCTGACTGTAGAAATCTGA
- a CDS encoding 6-bladed beta-propeller translates to MKDRFVYNRRKVLVAQLADGKRRIAFVTGLLVVLALAGTAAASVNFALKWGSPGAGDGEFYVAGLAADTSGNIYVADVYNHRIQKFDSNGNFLTKWGSFGSGDGEFYYPYDVAVDALSNVYVVDANNHRIQKFDSNGNFLTKWGSFGAGDGQFNFPLAIAVDGSANVYVADPFNYRIEKFDSNGSFLAKWGSFGTGDGQFNQPVGLAADATGMVYVADDVTQYIQKFDSDGNFLTKWGGLGAGDGQFSGASGVAVDASGMVYVTDHNNNRVQKFDANGNFITTWGSFGTADGEFEGPYPITVDAAYHVYVGDLVTNRIQKFNQVLPNQTPVVTITAPASGAIYAVGTPVTFTGTFADNAGDTHTAQWMFDNLAQAGAVNESAGTVTATHVFGTAGVYQVKLTVTDQLGASGTANTVAGLPAMVVIYDANGGFVTGGGWINSPAGAYVANPALTGKANFGFVSKYAHGANVPTGQTEFQFKAANLNFHSTSYDWLVVAGAKAMYKGSGTINGNGNYAFMLTAIDGQVNGGGGQDKFRLKVWDKASGAVVYDNQIGASDNSDPATVIAGGSIVIHSN, encoded by the coding sequence ATGAAAGACAGATTCGTGTATAACAGACGGAAAGTCCTGGTCGCACAATTAGCCGATGGTAAAAGGCGCATTGCCTTTGTGACCGGGTTGTTAGTCGTGCTGGCGTTAGCCGGCACGGCGGCCGCGAGCGTTAACTTCGCACTGAAGTGGGGTAGCCCTGGCGCCGGCGACGGAGAGTTTTATGTTGCCGGCTTAGCGGCGGACACTTCCGGCAATATCTATGTCGCTGACGTTTACAACCATCGCATCCAAAAATTCGACTCGAATGGCAACTTCCTCACCAAGTGGGGCAGCTTTGGCTCGGGCGACGGAGAGTTTTATTATCCCTATGACGTCGCGGTCGACGCCTTATCGAATGTCTACGTCGTCGACGCCAACAACCATCGCATTCAGAAGTTCGATTCAAATGGTAACTTCCTGACAAAATGGGGCAGCTTTGGCGCCGGCGATGGCCAGTTCAATTTCCCTCTCGCCATCGCCGTGGATGGCTCCGCCAATGTTTATGTCGCCGACCCCTTCAACTATCGTATTGAGAAATTCGATTCCAATGGCAGCTTCCTCGCCAAGTGGGGCAGCTTCGGCACGGGCGACGGACAATTCAATCAGCCAGTCGGACTGGCGGCGGACGCCACCGGAATGGTCTACGTCGCCGATGATGTCACCCAATATATTCAAAAGTTCGACTCGGATGGCAACTTCCTGACGAAGTGGGGCGGTCTGGGCGCGGGCGACGGCCAGTTTTCGGGCGCTTCCGGTGTAGCCGTAGACGCATCCGGCATGGTCTACGTCACTGACCATAACAACAACCGGGTCCAGAAATTCGACGCCAACGGGAATTTCATCACCACGTGGGGCAGCTTCGGAACAGCGGACGGGGAGTTTGAAGGGCCTTACCCGATCACGGTGGATGCCGCCTACCACGTCTACGTCGGCGACCTCGTCACGAACCGCATCCAGAAGTTCAATCAGGTGCTACCGAACCAGACACCCGTGGTGACCATTACGGCCCCGGCCAGTGGGGCTATCTATGCCGTGGGGACGCCTGTGACCTTTACCGGCACGTTCGCTGATAACGCCGGCGACACCCACACCGCGCAGTGGATGTTCGACAATCTCGCCCAAGCGGGAGCCGTTAACGAGAGCGCTGGCACGGTGACGGCCACTCACGTCTTTGGCACTGCCGGGGTGTATCAAGTGAAGCTCACTGTCACCGACCAGCTCGGGGCATCAGGCACGGCAAACACGGTTGCTGGACTGCCGGCGATGGTCGTCATCTACGATGCGAATGGAGGGTTCGTCACAGGCGGCGGCTGGATCAATTCACCGGCGGGCGCTTATGTTGCCAATCCGGCTTTGACCGGCAAAGCGAATTTTGGATTCGTGTCGAAGTACGCGCATGGCGCGAACGTGCCGACGGGCCAGACCGAGTTCCAGTTCAAAGCCGCCAATCTCAACTTCCACAGCACCAGCTACGACTGGCTGGTCGTGGCCGGTGCGAAGGCAATGTACAAAGGCAGTGGCACGATCAATGGCAATGGCAACTACGCATTTATGCTCACTGCGATTGATGGGCAGGTCAACGGCGGCGGCGGGCAAGACAAGTTCCGCCTCAAGGTCTGGGACAAGGCATCAGGCGCGGTGGTCTACGATAACCAGATAGGCGCTTCTGATAATTCCGACCCTGCGACAGTGATTGCGGGAGGCAGTATCGTGATCCACTCCAATTAG
- a CDS encoding PIN domain-containing protein encodes MLVKKVYLDTCSLQRPLDSKDQIRIALESEAVLIILALCEIDLVDLISSEALLFENQRVTNASRSDYALEVLQKAKYFILLDEEIKDRARELSASGIMALDALHLASAEKAQADFFCTCDDKLLKKAKPVCEPQMRIVSPVQFLEEVENDTRS; translated from the coding sequence ATTCTCGTTAAGAAGGTTTACCTTGATACCTGTAGCTTACAACGACCTTTGGATAGCAAAGACCAAATCCGCATCGCTCTTGAATCCGAGGCCGTCTTGATCATCCTGGCTCTTTGCGAAATTGATTTGGTAGACCTGATTTCATCGGAAGCCTTGCTTTTTGAAAACCAGCGCGTGACAAATGCCTCGCGAAGTGACTATGCTTTGGAAGTTTTGCAAAAAGCAAAGTATTTCATCCTGCTTGATGAGGAGATCAAAGATAGGGCGAGAGAACTCTCAGCGTCAGGGATTATGGCGTTAGACGCCTTACATCTGGCATCTGCCGAGAAGGCACAGGCCGATTTCTTTTGCACATGTGATGATAAGCTATTGAAGAAAGCCAAGCCGGTATGTGAGCCTCAAATGAGGATAGTTTCTCCGGTTCAGTTTTTGGAGGAGGTAGAAAATGACACTCGAAGTTAA
- the mazG gene encoding nucleoside triphosphate pyrophosphohydrolase, whose translation MESSHELAGEKFTELVKLIARLRAPGGCPWDREQTHESLKPMLLEEAYEVIEAIDEGNDDEFVGELGDLLLQVVFHSDIASEAGRFTVADIIERVSSKMIRRHPHVFGNDTASTSGEVLRNWEAIKAAELAAKGKAADDGSMLDSVSTKLPAVMEAFQMTTKVSRVDFDWPDVASVLEKLDEEVAELKEAVASPAPNHQEIAGEVGDLLFVAVNVARLLGVDPESALKASNRKFRRRFRYIEDRLREQGRQPADSDHTEMDALWDEAKAKEKDASPLDIRPVAD comes from the coding sequence ATGGAGTCATCACACGAACTGGCGGGCGAAAAGTTTACTGAATTGGTCAAGCTGATTGCGCGATTGCGCGCGCCGGGCGGCTGTCCCTGGGATCGCGAGCAGACCCACGAAAGTCTCAAGCCGATGCTGCTGGAAGAGGCTTACGAGGTGATCGAGGCGATTGATGAAGGCAACGACGATGAATTCGTCGGCGAGCTTGGCGACCTGCTCTTGCAGGTGGTCTTTCATTCCGACATCGCCAGCGAAGCGGGCCGCTTCACCGTCGCCGACATTATCGAGCGCGTTTCGTCAAAGATGATTCGTCGTCATCCGCACGTCTTCGGCAATGACACCGCCTCGACCTCCGGCGAAGTGCTGCGCAACTGGGAAGCCATCAAAGCCGCCGAGCTTGCCGCTAAAGGCAAAGCCGCGGATGATGGCTCGATGCTCGACAGCGTTTCGACGAAGCTGCCGGCGGTCATGGAGGCTTTTCAGATGACCACGAAAGTCTCGCGGGTGGATTTCGACTGGCCCGACGTGGCGAGCGTGCTTGAAAAGCTTGACGAAGAGGTCGCCGAGTTGAAAGAGGCGGTCGCCAGCCCCGCGCCCAATCACCAGGAGATCGCCGGCGAAGTCGGCGACCTGCTGTTTGTCGCCGTCAACGTCGCCCGCCTGCTCGGCGTTGATCCCGAAAGCGCCCTCAAGGCGTCCAACCGCAAATTCCGCCGCCGCTTTCGCTATATCGAAGACCGCCTGCGCGAGCAGGGCCGTCAGCCTGCCGACTCTGACCACACCGAAATGGACGCCCTGTGGGACGAAGCCAAAGCGAAAGAAAAAGACGCCTCGCCGCTCGACATTCGCCCGGTCGCCGACTGA
- a CDS encoding bifunctional riboflavin kinase/FAD synthetase: MNVFHDPDDVKISAPSVLTFGVFDGLHLGHQEIMRRVIERARALTLPATVVTFEPHPRAVLRPQTAPPLLQTFEQKMEGMQRLGIDQVVVLRFTPELAAVSATDFLRQLIFGRLDAHEVYLGYGFAFGHNREGHFGLLEQVATDLGRTTEEVPEIRFRSHRISSTMIRRLLTAGRINLARRMLGRPYGIESRVVEGRRIAGAQLNYPTANLKPYNTVTPANGVYVTLTLIEGEWWRSVTNVGHKPTFGGEPEVTVETHVIDFDRELYGETIRVRFLHRLRDERRFDSPDALRAQIAEDYRRALRYFRAPTVRRHFTFR; this comes from the coding sequence ATGAATGTTTTTCATGACCCGGACGATGTGAAGATCAGCGCGCCGAGCGTGCTGACCTTCGGCGTGTTCGATGGTCTGCACCTCGGCCATCAAGAGATCATGCGCCGCGTCATCGAGCGGGCGCGGGCGCTCACGCTACCGGCGACGGTCGTGACCTTCGAGCCGCACCCGCGCGCCGTGCTGCGCCCGCAGACCGCGCCGCCACTGCTACAGACCTTCGAGCAGAAGATGGAAGGCATGCAACGGCTCGGCATCGATCAGGTGGTCGTCTTGCGCTTCACGCCTGAGCTTGCCGCCGTCAGCGCCACAGACTTCCTGCGCCAGTTGATCTTCGGACGGCTCGACGCCCACGAAGTCTATCTCGGTTACGGCTTCGCTTTCGGCCACAACCGCGAAGGCCATTTCGGGCTGCTCGAACAGGTCGCCACAGACCTCGGGCGCACGACTGAAGAAGTGCCGGAGATTCGTTTTCGCAGCCACCGCATCAGCTCGACCATGATTCGCCGGTTGCTAACCGCCGGGCGCATCAACCTGGCGCGGCGCATGCTCGGTCGCCCTTATGGTATTGAGAGCCGCGTCGTCGAAGGCCGCCGCATCGCCGGCGCGCAGTTAAACTACCCGACGGCCAACCTCAAGCCGTACAACACCGTGACGCCGGCCAATGGCGTTTATGTGACTTTGACTCTGATCGAAGGCGAGTGGTGGCGCTCGGTCACCAACGTCGGCCATAAGCCGACCTTCGGCGGCGAGCCGGAAGTAACGGTCGAAACCCATGTGATCGATTTCGACCGCGAGCTGTATGGCGAAACGATTCGCGTGCGCTTCCTGCACCGGCTGCGCGACGAGCGCCGCTTTGATTCCCCCGACGCCTTGCGGGCGCAGATTGCCGAGGATTACCGCCGCGCCCTGCGCTACTTCCGTGCGCCCACCGTGCGCCGCCACTTCACCTTCCGCTGA
- a CDS encoding serine hydrolase domain-containing protein, which produces MKNKLVSILLGLALTGLCFAQSNEQRETARNAQSLPAAKVEKIESAIRAWMELNKAPALSAAIVTDNQMRWSKAFGLADVENAVPARPDTAFRLASIAKSMTAVAVMQLVERGKIDLEAPISKYCAAYPQKVALKDAPDKQYSITVRQLLVHQSGVRHNKPDEVLTTRHYNNIGEAIGSFKADPLVIEPGTKYSYSTPGYTLLGCAIEAASGMSYRDYMRENVFKPAGMTHTFIDDVYAIIPNRARGYRKTQSGEIQNAPLHDTSIKVPGGGLLTTAEDIAKFAIALNTNRLVKAETLAQMWTKPKTSDGKEQGYAMGFLVNDENGRLRISNDGAQAGTRTYLLLLPKQKFAIALMTNLERAACEELVPKIIEALEEK; this is translated from the coding sequence ATGAAGAACAAGTTAGTGAGCATTCTGCTAGGGCTTGCTCTGACAGGTTTATGTTTTGCCCAGAGCAATGAACAAAGAGAAACCGCACGCAACGCCCAGTCCCTGCCAGCCGCCAAAGTCGAGAAAATCGAGTCGGCGATCAGGGCTTGGATGGAACTGAATAAAGCGCCCGCTTTGTCGGCCGCCATCGTGACGGACAACCAGATGCGCTGGTCGAAAGCCTTCGGTTTGGCCGACGTTGAAAATGCTGTCCCCGCACGCCCGGATACCGCCTTCCGTCTCGCCTCAATCGCTAAATCCATGACGGCAGTCGCTGTCATGCAACTCGTCGAGCGAGGGAAAATCGACCTCGAGGCCCCCATCAGTAAATACTGCGCCGCCTACCCGCAGAAGGTGGCCTTGAAGGATGCTCCCGACAAACAATACTCAATCACCGTGCGCCAGTTGCTCGTTCATCAATCGGGCGTCCGCCACAACAAGCCCGACGAGGTGCTCACGACCAGGCACTATAACAACATCGGCGAAGCCATCGGCTCATTCAAAGCCGACCCGCTGGTTATTGAGCCGGGAACGAAATACTCATACTCGACCCCCGGCTACACGCTACTGGGTTGCGCAATCGAGGCGGCATCAGGGATGTCATACAGGGATTATATGCGCGAAAACGTATTCAAGCCCGCCGGCATGACGCACACCTTTATTGATGATGTGTACGCGATCATTCCGAACCGCGCCCGCGGTTACCGCAAGACGCAGTCAGGCGAAATTCAAAACGCCCCGCTTCACGACACGAGCATCAAGGTGCCGGGCGGCGGCCTGTTGACGACAGCCGAGGATATCGCGAAGTTCGCCATCGCCCTGAATACCAATCGCCTGGTCAAGGCGGAAACCCTCGCGCAGATGTGGACGAAGCCGAAGACGAGCGACGGCAAGGAACAGGGCTACGCGATGGGTTTCCTGGTCAACGACGAGAACGGGCGGTTGAGAATTTCTAACGATGGGGCGCAGGCCGGCACGCGAACCTACCTTCTCCTACTGCCGAAACAGAAATTCGCCATTGCCTTGATGACCAACCTGGAGAGGGCAGCCTGCGAAGAACTGGTGCCGAAGATTATCGAGGCGCTGGAAGAAAAATAG
- a CDS encoding glucose 1-dehydrogenase yields the protein MPTLKALFDLTGKVALVTGGSRGLGQEMAEGLAEAGASLMLLARREQWLTPTMDEFRARGIHADSMICDVSSSDEVQAAVDRTIATFGQIDILVNNAGVTWGQPIEEHELDKWEMVLKINLTGAFLFSQRAGREMLKRRSGTIINVASVAGLKGSMENGQHIVSYVAAKGGLIAMTREFAAKWARRGIRVNAIAPGFFPSRMTEKVLAHAQEQIEAGVPMGRVGAAGELKGVAVFLASPASGYITGQTIVVDGGSTIA from the coding sequence GTGCCGACACTGAAAGCGTTGTTTGATCTGACCGGCAAGGTGGCGCTCGTCACCGGCGGCTCGCGCGGGCTCGGCCAGGAGATGGCCGAGGGCCTGGCCGAAGCCGGCGCGTCCTTGATGCTGCTCGCCCGCCGCGAGCAATGGCTAACGCCGACGATGGATGAGTTCCGCGCCCGCGGCATCCATGCCGACAGCATGATTTGTGACGTTTCGAGCTCTGATGAGGTGCAGGCGGCGGTTGACCGCACCATCGCCACCTTCGGGCAGATCGATATCCTGGTCAACAACGCCGGCGTCACCTGGGGCCAGCCCATCGAAGAGCACGAGCTAGACAAGTGGGAGATGGTCTTGAAGATCAACCTGACCGGGGCGTTCCTGTTTTCGCAGCGCGCCGGGCGCGAGATGCTCAAGCGGCGCAGCGGCACGATTATCAACGTCGCCTCGGTCGCCGGCCTGAAAGGCTCGATGGAGAATGGCCAGCACATCGTCAGCTACGTCGCCGCCAAGGGCGGCCTGATCGCCATGACCCGCGAGTTCGCCGCCAAGTGGGCGCGGCGCGGCATTCGCGTCAACGCCATCGCCCCGGGCTTCTTCCCTTCCCGCATGACCGAAAAAGTTCTCGCGCACGCGCAGGAGCAGATCGAGGCCGGCGTGCCGATGGGCCGCGTCGGCGCGGCGGGCGAGTTGAAAGGCGTCGCCGTCTTTTTGGCGTCGCCGGCGTCCGGCTACATCACCGGGCAAACCATCGTCGTTGATGGCGGCAGTACCATCGCCTAG
- a CDS encoding aldo/keto reductase produces MQKRKLGNSNLEVSAIGLGCMGMSFGYGPAADKQEMISLIRTAVERGVTFFDTAEAYGPFTNEELVGEALAPFRDRVVIATKFGFKLDPTAERGLAGLDSRPAHIKAVAEASLKRLKVEAIDLFYQHRVDPEVPIEEVAGAVKELIQEGKVKHFGLSEAGVQSIRRAHAVQPVAALQSEYSLWWREPEAEVLPTLEELGIGFVPFSPLGKGFLTGKINENTTFDSSDFRNIVPRFTPEARRANQAVVDLLGRIAEQKQATPAQIALAWLLAQKPWIAPIPGTTKPHRLEENIGAVSVELTADDLREIDSAASEISVQGARYPENLANMTGR; encoded by the coding sequence ATGCAGAAGCGCAAACTTGGAAATAGCAACCTGGAAGTCTCGGCTATCGGATTGGGCTGCATGGGCATGAGCTTCGGCTACGGCCCTGCGGCAGACAAGCAGGAGATGATCTCATTGATTCGGACTGCCGTCGAACGCGGCGTCACCTTTTTTGATACCGCTGAAGCGTATGGGCCATTCACGAACGAAGAACTTGTAGGCGAAGCCCTCGCCCCCTTCCGTGACCGGGTGGTGATCGCGACGAAGTTCGGGTTCAAACTTGATCCCACGGCGGAGCGGGGTCTGGCGGGGCTCGATAGTCGGCCAGCGCACATCAAAGCGGTTGCGGAAGCTTCGCTCAAGCGACTCAAGGTCGAAGCTATCGATCTGTTCTACCAACACCGCGTTGACCCGGAGGTGCCCATCGAAGAGGTCGCCGGCGCAGTGAAGGAGTTGATTCAGGAGGGCAAGGTCAAGCACTTCGGTCTTTCCGAAGCCGGCGTACAGTCGATCCGCCGCGCACACGCCGTCCAGCCGGTCGCGGCGCTCCAGAGCGAATACTCGCTGTGGTGGCGGGAGCCTGAAGCGGAAGTGCTGCCGACGCTTGAGGAGCTCGGAATCGGCTTCGTTCCGTTCAGCCCGCTTGGCAAAGGCTTCCTCACCGGCAAGATCAACGAGAACACGACGTTCGACAGCTCAGACTTCCGCAACATCGTCCCGCGCTTTACGCCGGAGGCTCGGAGAGCGAATCAGGCAGTGGTCGATCTGCTTGGCAGGATCGCTGAACAGAAGCAAGCGACCCCGGCGCAGATTGCGCTTGCCTGGCTGCTTGCGCAAAAGCCGTGGATCGCGCCGATCCCAGGCACCACGAAGCCGCATCGCCTGGAGGAAAACATTGGGGCAGTCTCCGTCGAGCTTACGGCTGATGATCTCCGCGAGATCGATAGCGCCGCTTCAGAGATCAGCGTGCAAGGGGCGCGATACCCGGAAAACCTGGCGAATATGACCGGTCGCTGA
- a CDS encoding nuclear transport factor 2 family protein, whose translation MNRVYVIAVIILSFSSITGGQTAAGKSAPVSRSEQTIKALEHTYAEAVMRQDVPALDHLLADDFIATSSRGELRNKGQEIDDIRPNPDYVMKAFDVDEVNVRIFGETAIVTGRSTLKASYKGRDSTSLFRYTRVYARRKGKWQVVAQQLTRIPQQ comes from the coding sequence ATGAATCGCGTTTATGTCATTGCGGTAATCATTCTCTCCTTCTCTTCTATAACTGGCGGTCAAACCGCAGCGGGGAAATCTGCGCCGGTTAGCAGGAGTGAGCAAACCATCAAAGCTCTAGAGCATACCTATGCTGAAGCGGTTATGCGGCAGGATGTGCCGGCGCTCGACCACCTCCTCGCCGACGATTTTATCGCGACCAGTAGTCGAGGCGAGCTGAGGAATAAAGGCCAGGAGATAGACGACATCCGCCCGAATCCTGACTATGTCATGAAGGCTTTCGATGTTGATGAGGTGAATGTCCGCATCTTTGGAGAAACCGCTATCGTTACAGGACGCTCTACTTTAAAGGCTAGCTACAAGGGGCGAGATAGCACCAGTTTGTTCCGTTATACGCGCGTCTATGCAAGGCGAAAAGGCAAATGGCAGGTTGTCGCTCAACAATTGACTCGTATTCCACAGCAGTAA
- a CDS encoding DUF1844 domain-containing protein translates to MAEEKESGFRITDRRKFNPDGTPRDLADESEAPVESPLNIEPVSAEPLSPPPAPESRADNVVSFPGESARQRAPETPPAEVPVEPPPAAQPRAAAEPTDARAAQAKAASSAAEQAYNQTRGPQSPNLPEASFLALIDMFAAEAAMNLGMAQTPDGGRTPIDLEAARHWIDMLGMLEQKTRDNLNEEEAGVLENVLAYLRMQFVAASRKR, encoded by the coding sequence ATGGCAGAAGAAAAAGAGAGTGGGTTTCGCATTACAGACCGGCGAAAGTTCAACCCCGACGGCACGCCGCGCGATCTGGCCGACGAATCGGAAGCGCCCGTTGAGTCGCCGCTCAACATCGAGCCGGTGAGCGCCGAGCCGCTCAGTCCGCCGCCTGCGCCTGAGAGCCGCGCCGATAACGTCGTCTCTTTCCCCGGCGAATCAGCGCGCCAGCGGGCGCCGGAAACGCCGCCCGCCGAGGTGCCCGTCGAACCGCCACCGGCGGCTCAGCCGCGCGCCGCTGCCGAGCCGACCGATGCCCGCGCCGCTCAGGCTAAAGCCGCCTCCAGCGCCGCCGAACAGGCTTACAACCAGACGCGCGGGCCGCAGTCGCCCAACCTGCCGGAAGCCTCATTCCTGGCGCTCATCGATATGTTCGCCGCCGAAGCCGCGATGAACCTTGGCATGGCGCAGACGCCCGACGGTGGCCGCACCCCGATTGACCTGGAAGCCGCGCGTCACTGGATCGATATGCTCGGCATGCTCGAACAAAAGACGCGCGACAACCTCAACGAAGAAGAAGCCGGCGTGCTCGAAAACGTTCTCGCTTACCTGCGCATGCAATTCGTCGCGGCGTCGAGAAAGCGATGA